In the genome of Geotrypetes seraphini chromosome 16, aGeoSer1.1, whole genome shotgun sequence, one region contains:
- the S1PR5 gene encoding sphingosine 1-phosphate receptor 5, with protein MEFITGAAPPNRLVRIFREYHNNEIISLHYNYTGKLATSRYRGGLKADAMVFLIICILIVLENLIVLLAIWQNKKFHLPMYYLLGNLTLSDLLAGIAYTVNIIMSGANTLRLTPVMWFIREGGVFVTLAASVLSLLAIAIERHITMVRMKLYHRDKKGRMFLLIGASWVASFFLGVLPILGWNCIQNLPECSTILPLYSKNYILFCITVFLAILVSIVALYIRIYRLVKLNSQRLGTLRKGALKKSQKYLALLKTVTIVVGTFIACWLPLFFLLLIDISCEVQTCSILFKADYFLGLAMINSLLNPIIYTLTSKDMRRAILKLLCCWCLTSEDGQVKRLGILECSTTKSEKSSHKHEGLETTVSTGNATPTPIKTLMPKVSNC; from the coding sequence ATGGAATTCATCACAGGGGCGGCCCCACCAAACCGTCTGGTGCGCATCTTCCGTGAGTACCACAACAATGAGATTATCTCACTTCACTACAACTACACAGGGAAGCTGGCCACCAGCCGCTACAGAGGGGGCTTGAAGGCCGATGCCATGGTCTTCCTCATCATCTGCATCCTCATCGTTCTAGAGAACTTGATCGTACTTTTGGCCATCTGGCAGAACAAGAAGTTCCATTTGCCTATGTATTACCTGTTGGGGAACCTGACCTTGTCTGACCTTCTCGCCGGCATAGCATACACAGTCAACATCATCATGTCTGGGGCCAACACACTCAGGCTGACCCCGGTGATGTGGTTCATTCGAGAGGGAGGAGTCTTTGTCACCCTGGCAGCCTCCGTCCTAAGTCTCTTGGCCATTGCCATTGAGAGACACATTACCATGGTGCGCATGAAGCTCTACCACAGGGACAAGAAGGGTCGGATGTTCTTGCTCATAGGTGCCAGTTGGGTGGCCTCGTTCTTCTTGGGCGTCTTGCCTATCCTGGGCTGGAACTGTATCCAGAATCTCCCAGAGTGTTCCACCATCCTGCCTCTCTATTCCAAGAACTACATCCTCTTCTGTATCACTGTCTTTTTAGCCATCCTGGTCTCCATCGTGGCGCTCTATATCCGCATCTACCGCCTTGTCAAGCTCAACAGTCAACGGCTGGGCACCCTCCGCAAGGGTGCCTTGAAGAAGTCCCAGAAATACCTGGCCCTGCTGAAGACTGTCACCATCGTGGTAGGCACCTTCATTGCCTGCTGGCTACCCCTCTTCTTCCTGCTGCTCATTGACATCTCCTGTGAGGTGCAGACCTGTTCCATCCTCTTCAAGGCTGACTATTTCTTGGGCTTGGCCATGATCAACTCCTTACTCAACCCTATCATCTACACTCTAACCAGCAAGGACATGAGGAGAGCCATTCTGAAGCTCTTGTGCTGCTGGTGCCTGACCTCTGAGGATGGACAGGTCAAGCGCTTAGGAATTTTGGAGTGCAGTACCACGAAATCAGAGAAGTCCTCTCACAAGCATGAGGGCTTGGAAACCACTGTGTCCACAGGGAATGCTACCCCCACTCCCATCAAAACCCTGATGCCCAAAGTCTCCAACTGCTGA